The Streptomyces sp. HUAS MG91 sequence TCACCTAATAAAGAGGGAAGTCGAGTGGGGGAACGGTGAACTTCGAGATTTTCCGGGACGCGTGGGGGATACCGCACCTGCGGGCGGACGACGCGTCGGCGCTCGCGTACGCGCAGGGGTACGTGACCGCCGCCGACCGCGGCTGGCAGATCGAGGTCGAGCGGTACCGGATGCTCGGCACCTCCGCCGGGCTGCTCGGGGCGGGCGAGGCCGGCTGGGACGCCTTCGCGCGGCGGGCCCGGCTCGCGGACACCGCCCGCCGCTGCCTCGACACCCTCGACCCGGACACCCGCGCCTGGGTGGCCGCGTACGTCGACGGGGTCAACCACGGCCTGCGCGAACACGGCGGCCGCGCCCCGGAGTTCGCCCGGACCGGCGCGACGCCGGGCCGCTGGGAGCCGTGGACACCGCTCGGCGTGTGGCTGTCGACGCACGTACTGTTCGCCGGGTTCCCCGGGAAGCTGTGGCGCGACGAGGTCGTGAGGCGGCTCGGGGCCGACGCGGTGGAGCTGTTCGCGACCGACGGCCCCGGCACGCTGGGCAGCAACGGCTGGCTGGTAGACGCGGCCCGCGCCGCGGACGGCGGCGCGCTGATCGCGGGCGACCCGCACCGGTACATCGAGGACCCGGGCGTCTACCAGCAGATCCGGCTGGCCTGCCCGGAGTTCGACGTGGTGGGCCTCGCCGTGCCGGGCGTCCCCGGCATCGGCCACTTCGGGCACGCGGGCTCTGTCGCCTGGGCCATCACCAACGCCATGGCCGACTACCAGGACCTGTACCGCGAGCGGCTGCGACGCACCGGCGACGGCGGCGTCGAGGCGCTGGGCCCCGACGGCTGGCGCCCGGCCCACGCGCACGTGGAAGAGGGCGTGGAGGTCGTCGAGACCGAGCGCGGCGTCGTCGTCATCGGCGGGCCCGACGAGGGCGAGGGCATCAGCCTGCGCCAGCCCGCCCGCGTCTTCGGCAACCTCGGGTTCGCCACGCTGCCCGCGCTGCTGCGCGCCCGTACCGTCGCCGACGTGGACCGGGCCCTGGAGGGCTGGGCCGAGCCGGTCAACGTCGTGTTCGCCGCCGACACCGAGGGCGGCCTGCTGCACCGGGTCGCGGGCACCGTGCCCGTGCGCGACCCGGAGAACGGGGTGCGGGTGGTGCCCGCGTGGGAGGAGCGGTACGCGTGGCGCGGCGTCCACGACCCGCTGCCGCGCGCCGAGGTCGACGGCGTCGCCGTCATGGCCAACGAGCGCTCCCTGGCCGCGCCGCTCGGCACCGAGTTCGCACCGCCGCACCGCGCCCGCCGCATCGCCGAACTGCTCGCCGGACGGGAGACCTGGGCCGCCGCGGACATGGCCGCCGTGCACACCGACACTGCGCTGGCCTCCGCCAAGCCCCTTCTCGACCTGGTCGAGTGCCTCGACGGACTCTCCCCGGAGGCCGCCCGGCTGCGCGCGTCGCTGCTGAACTGGGACCGGCGGATGGAGTCGGGCAGCGTGCGCGCCGCCGCGTACGCCCGGGTCCGGTCCGCCGTCGTGCTGCGGATCGCCGCCCATCCGTCCCTCGCGACCCTGACCGGTCTGGGCCCCGGCTACCCGGAGGTCTTCCGGCCCTGGCTCGCGCTCGTACCGCGCGTCGCGTACGGCCTGGAGAACCTGCTGACGGCCGACCGGCTCCCGTACGGGGACCGGCTCACGGCCGTCCGGGAGGCGGTCGAGGAGGTCGCGGGCGCGGCGGAGGCGACCTGGGGCGAGCTGCACCGGCTCGCCGCCTGGCAGGCGCTGCCCGACCACGGCGCCGAGCGGCCCGCCCTCGGCGGCGACCACGACTGCGTGCTGTCCACGTCGAGCGTGCCCGGCATCACCGACCTCGCCGCGCGCGGGCCCGCCGCCCGCTATGTGTGGGACCTCGCGCGGCGCGACAACAGCCGCTGGATCGTGCCGCACGGCGCGTCCGGCGTCCCCGGCACGCCCCACCACCGCGACCAGCTGCCCCTGTGGCTGCGCGGCGAACCCGCCCCGGTCGTCACCGACTTCGACCGGCTCACCCCGAGCAAGGAGACCCCAGTGCTGGACGTGTACGAGCGTGCTGTCGACGGCTTCGGCACCTTCCGGCTCGGGCCCGTCGACCCGGCCGGCGCCGACATCGACGTGCTGCACGGCTGGGTGCGCGAGGAGCGTGCCGTCTTCTGGGGGATGACCGGCCTGGACCGCGACGCCGTCCGCGACATCTACGCGCACATGGACACCCTCGACACCCACCACGCCTTCCTGGTCCGCCTCGACGGGGTCCCGGTCGCGCTCTTCCAGACGTACGAGCCGGAGGCCGACCGGGTCAGCGAGTGCTACGAGGTGCGGGACGGGGACATCGGCGTGCATCTGCTCGTCGGGCCGCCCGCCGGGAGGACCGGCGCCCGGCACGGGTTCACCGGGGCCCTGGCCGACGTCCTCGTCTCGTACGCGCTCGACGGGCTCGGCGCGAAGCGGATCGTCGTCGAGCCGGACGCTCGCAACGACAAGGCGATCGCGCTGTTCGCCCGCTCCGGGTTCGAGCTCGTCGGCGGGATCGTGCTGCCGGAGGTGGACCTGCCCGAGGTGTACCTGCCGGAGAAGCGCGCCCAACTGGCGCTCTACACAAGGTAGTTCAGGAGCGGGCGATCAGCAGGGCCGAGGCGGTGACGCCGACCGTGACGATGACGGCCCGCAGCGCGGTCGGCGGCAGCCTGCGGCCCACGCGGGCGCCGAGCAGGCCGCCCGCCGTGGAGCCCGCCGCGATCAGCGCCGCCACCGCCCAGTCGACGTCGGCGACCGCGATGAAGACGACGGCGGCGATGCCGTTGACCAGCGACGCCAGCACGTTCTTCGCGGCGTTCAGGCGTTGCAGGTCGTCGCGGAGCACCGCCCCGAACATGCCCATGAGCAGCACGCCCTGGGCGGCCCCGAAGTAGCCGCCGTAGACGCCCGTACCGAGGACGCCGAGCCACATCGGCACACCGCCGTCGGTACGGGCGGCCCCCCTCTGGTCCTGCCGCGCCTTCATCCACCGGTTCAGCCGCGGCTGGACCAGGACGAGGACGCACGCGGTGAGGATCAGGACCGGCACGATGCGGCGGAACGCGGCGTCGGGCAGCCGCAGCAGGAGCAGCGCCCCCACGAGCCCGCCGAGCAGCGACGCGGCGCCGAACCGGATCAACCGCCGCCGCTGGCCGCGCAGTTCGCGCCGGTAGCCGTACGCGGCCGAGAGCACCCCGGGCACCAGGCCCACGTTGTTGGAGACGTTCGCGAGCACCGGCGGGTAGCCGAAGGCGAGCAGGGTCGGGAACGTGATCAGGGTGCCGGAGCCGACCACCGCGTTCATGCCGCCCGCCGCGACCCCGGCGGCGCCGATCGCCACCGCTTCCATCACGTCCACCGCTCGCCGCTCCTCACCGGTAGAAACAGGTCGCCTCAACGGGTCGGCACCCGCCCGGAGTTCGCGACCTCCGTGACGGGTTGCCGCCCTGGGCCGTCCCGCCGACGATCGTGCTCCGCGCGCCCGATCCAAGTCAATCCTCGGGTTTTCTTGCAGATACCCAAGCTGTAGCTTCAGCCGGTGTGACCCTCGACGACCTCCGCGTCTTCGTCGCCGTCTGCCGCGCGGGCAGTCTCAGCGCCGTCGCACGCGACCTTTCCTGCACGCAGTCCGCCGTCAGCCAGCACGTCAAGCGGCTGGAGAAGGAGACCGGCATCGGGCTGCTCGAACGGCATGCGCGCGGGGTCGTGCCCACCCCCGCCGGCCGGATCCTGCGCGCCGCGGCGGCCGACGGGATCGGCGCCCTCGACGACGCGCTGCGCCGCCTGGACGACCTGGCGCGCGGCGCGAGCGGCTCGGTGCGGGTGACCACCGGCGCCACCTCGGTGCGGCACTTCATGGCCGAGGCGATCGTCGCCTACCGGCGCGGGCACCCGCAGATCAGCCTGGAGTTCCAGACGGTCAGCTCCAGCCGCAGCTGCTTCGAGGCGCTGGCCGCGCACGACCTGGACCTCGCCTGGATCACCATGGGGCCCGTCGAGCGCGGCATCGAGCTGCGGCCCGTGGTCGAGCTGCCCTGGGTGCTCGCCGTGCAGGAGCACGACCCGCTGGCCGCCAGGCTGTCCGTCGAACCGGCCGATCTGGCGGACTCGGCGCAGCTGATCCTGCCGCCCGAGCACTCCACGTCCCGCTCCCATCTGAACGACCGCTTCGCCGAGCTGGGCATCGCGGGCGCGGCGGCCGCGGGCACCGGCATCGCCGACTGGGACACCGCCGCGCACCTGGCGCAGCTCGGTCTCGGCCACGCCGTCGTCCCCGATCTGCCGGGCCTGCGCGGCCCCGGCCACCCCGGGCTCGTCCTCGTCCCCGTCCCCTGCCTGCCGCCGCTCCAGGTCGGCTGGGCGGTGCGCCGCTGGGCCGCGCTGTCGCCGCCCGCCCGCGCCTTCGCGGACCTGGTGGAGGCCAGCTGCCCCGGCGCCACGGTGCGCCCGAACGGCTGACACGGTCTCGCGCGCGCCGCCCGCCGCGGCCACGCTGACCCCATGACGACCACACACCATCTCGCCGCCCTCGCCGACGACCACCTGGCCGCGGCCCGCTCGGCCCCGCACGGCCGCAGCGCCGAACTGATTCTGCACGAGGACCAGTTGCGGCAGAGCGTCATCGCCCTGGTGGAGGGCAACGCCCTGGAGGAGCACAACGCCCCGCCCGCGGCCGCCCTCCAGATCCTCACCGGCCGCGTCCGCCTGACCGCCGTCTCGGGCGACGTGGAACTGGGCGCGGGCGATCTGCGGCCGATCCCCCAGGAGCGGCACGGGCTGGTGGCGCTGACCGACGCGGTGGTGCTGCTGACGGCGGTGACGGCCTGACCCGGCCCGCTCACAGCACCGCGCCGAGCGCCTTCTCCGGCTCCAGCGCGGCGCCCTCCCGGAACCGTACGCCGAACAGCGCGCCGCCCAGGGCGCCGCGGACCCGGGCCGTGATCCGCTCCACGTCGCCGCTCTCCGCCGCGGGCAGCGGCGCCCCGACACCCCGCCGGGCCGCGTCCGCCGCGCCCAGCAGCAGCGCGGCCCCCGCCGCGTCGCCCGCCAGGGACACCGCCCCGGCCAGCCCCTCCAGCGTCAGCGCGTAGGCGCGCGGCTCGGCGAGGACCCGGGCGGCGGCCAGGCCGCGCAGATGGTGGGCGCGGGCGGCGACGGCATCGCCGTCCAGCTCGGCGAGGAACCCGAACTCGGCGGCGCAGAGATGGTCGCCGGCGGGGGAGGAGACGTCCCCGTGGCCGTCGCGCAGCCGGACCAGGTGCGCCCGGGCCGCGTCGAGGTCACCCGCACGGCGGGCGCCGAGGGCCAGCCCCATCTCGGCGTGCACCTCCCCGTACCGGTAGCCCTGCTCGACGGCCCGGGCCCGCGCCTGTTCGTGCAGGTCGCGGGCGCGGGCCCAGTCGTGCCGCAGCAGGGCGACGCGGCCGAGCCCGGAGAGGCGGGCCGCGACCTCGGCGGCGAGCCCGAGCTCCTCGGCCAGGGCGAGCCCGGCCCGGCCGAGCGTCTCCGCCTCCTCGTAGTCGCCCCGGATCTCGGCCAGCGCGGCGAGCGGCCCGACGGTCTGCAACTCGCCCCACCGGTCGCCGCGTTCCCGCAGCAGCGCGGCCGCGCGGCGGCCGTCCCGTTCCAGCGCGGACAGGTCGCCGCGGATCAGGGCGTGCAGTGCGCGCAGGGCGAGGGTGGCGGCGGTGGCCCAGGTGTCGTCCCCGGGCGGCGGGCACGCGTCGAGCAGGCGTCCGCAGGCGTCGGGGGCGCCGCCGTGGAACAGGGCGTAGGCGCAGAGCCAGGACGTGGGGGCCGACACACCGTCCGCCGGGAGCGCGGCGGCGGCCGGGCCCACGGCCCCGGTCAGCAGGGCGAACGCGCCTGTCAGCGCACGCAGTTCACCGTCGCGGGCCGGGTCGGGCAGCGCCGACAGGGCCCGGTGTCCTTCGGTGAGGCGGCCGCGCAGCAGCCACCACCAGGCGAGCGCCGCGCCGAGCCGCCGCGCCGCGTCGGGGTCGGCGCGGACCGCCGTGTCGAGGGCGGCCCGCAGGTTCCCGGCCTCGGCGTCGAGCAGCCCGAGCCACTCCTGCTGGCCGGCGCCGCGCAGCCGGGGCGCGGCCCGCTCCGCGAGCCCGAGGTAGTACCGCAGGTGCCGGTCCCGTACGGCGGTGTCCTCCTGGCCCGTGAGCCGTTCCAGGGCGTATGCGGCGACGGACTCCAGCAGCCGGTAGCGCGGCCGGGGACCGGGCACGGCCACGACCAGGGACCGTTCGACCAGGCGCGTCACGAGATCCAGGACGTCCTCGCGGGCCACCTCCCCGCCCGCGCACACCGCTTCCGCCGCGTCCAGGGCGCAGCCGTCCCGGTGCACGGCAAGGCGCCGCAGCACGGTCCGCTCCGGGCCGCCGAGCAGCTCCCAGCTCCAGTCGAGCACCGCCCGCAGAGTGCTCTGCCGTGCGGGCACGCCGCGCTGCCGTGCCCCGAGCAGCCGGAACCGGTCGTCGATGCGCGCGGCCAGTTCCCGTACGCCCAGGGCCCGTACGCGGGTGGCGGCCAGTTCGAGGGCGAGCGGGATGCCGTCGAGGCGGCGGCAGATCTCGGCGACGGCCTCAGGGGCGTCGGCGGGGTCGTACCCGGGCGCCGAGGCGGCGGCCCGCGCCGTGAACAGGCTGACGGCGTCGGCCGCCCGCAGCGGTTCCACGGCCCGCACGGCCTCCCCGGAGCCGGTCAGCCCCAGGGGTTCCTGGCCGGTGGCGAGGACGCGCAGCCGCGAGGTCGAGCGCAGCAGGACGTACGCCAGTTCGGCGGCGGCCTCGACGACGTGCTCGCAGTTGTCGAGGACGAGGAGCCCGTCGCGCTCGCGCAGGGCGGCGGCGAGCCGCCGCACGGGCGCGTCGCCGGGCGGGCCCGCGTGGGGCGCGTCCTCGCGCAGGCCGAGGGCGGCGGCGACGGCCTGCGCGAGATCGTCGGCGTCGCTGCCGCCGGGCAGCCCCGCGAGCTCGACGAGCCACACGCCGCCGGGCGCACCGGCCCGCCGGGCGGCCGCCACCGCCAGCCGGGTCTTGCCCACCCCGCCCGGCCCGGTCAGCGTCACCAGCCGGTTCCCGGCGAGGAGAGCGCGGACCTCGACGAGATCCCGGTCCCGGCCGATGAGGGGGGTCGGTGGGGCCGGGAGGTGCGGCGCGGGGGCGTCCGCAGGCTGCGCGGGGCCGTCCGGGGACAGGGGCTCGTGCCGCAGGATCCGGGTGTGCAGGGACGCCAGGTCCGGAGTCGGGTCCACCCCCAGGTCGCGTGCGAGAACCCGGCGCAGTTCCTCGTACGAGGCGAGGGCCTCGCCCTGTCGCCCGGCGAGATACAGGGCGCGCATGTGCAGCGCCCGCAGCCGCTCCCGCAGCGGGTGCCGGGCCACGAGCCCGCCCAGCTCACCGGCGACCAGCCCGTGCCGCCCCGACGCGATCCGGGCGGCGGCCCGCTCCTCCAGCGCGACCAGGCGCACCTCCTCCAGCCGCCGCACCGGTTCCCGTACGAAGTCGGCGTCGGCGAAGTCGGCGAACGCCGGTCCGCGCCACAACTCCAGCGCGGAGTCGAGGAGTTCGACCCGTCGTGCCGGATCCGAGGCGGCCCGCGCCCGCTCCACGAGGTCCCGGAACGTCACCGCGTCCACCTCGGCGCCGGTCAGGTCGAGCCGGTAGCCCGGCGCCTGCCGCACCACCCGCGCGCGGCCGACGGCCCGGCGCAGCTGGGACACCTTGGCCTGAAGCGCGTTGGCCGGTTTGCCCGGCGGCCGCGCGCCCCACAGGTCCTCCACGAGCCGGTCCACGGAGACGACCCGCCCCTCGTGCGCCAGCAGCACGGCCAGCAGCGCCCGCACCTTCAGCTCGGGCACCCCGACCGCGTCCCCGCCGCCGCGCTCCCGGACGACGAGTCCCCCCAACACCCCGAACCACATGGGGAAACGGTAACGCCGGGCCCCGCGCTCCCACGGCGCCCGGCGGCAGCCGTCATCAGTACTTCATCAGCGTCCCCGAACCGCCCGGGGACAGGATCGCTCCCGCCCACCAGAACCCCGGCAGGGAAGCGGACCATGTCTGACACGACGACCACAGGGACCTCGCAGCAGCCACCGGAGGCAGCGGCCCCACCGCCGACGAAACTGCCCCTGCCCGCCCTCCTCGCCCTGGCCACCGCCGTCTTCGTCACGAGCCTCACCGAGACCCTCCCGGCGGGCCTGCTCCCGGCGATGAGCCGCTCGCTGGGCGCCACGGAGTCGGCCACCGGCCAGACCGTCACCGTCTACGCCGCCGGCACCTTCCTCACCGCGATCCCCCTCACCGCCGCGACGGCCGGCTGGAACCGCGGCCGCCTCCTGCTCACGGCCATGGCCGGGTTCGCCGTCGCCAACACGGTGACGGCGCTCTCGTCCTCGTACGCCCTGACGATGACGGCCCGTTTCGTCGCCGGTGTCGCCGCCGGTCTCGCCTGGGCGCTCCTGGCCGGCTACGCGCGCCGCCTCGCCCCGCCGGACCTGGAGGGCAAGGCCATCGCGATCGCCATGGCGGGCATCCCCGTGGCGCTCTCCCTCGGCGTCCCGGCCGGCACCTTCCTCGGCACGACGCTCGGCTGGCGCACCGCGTTCCTGGCGATGACCGGGCTCACGGTGGTCCTGCTCGCCTGGATCCGGCTGACGGTCCCGGACCACCCCGGCCGGGAACGCGCGGCCCGCACCCCGATGCGGCACGCCCTGCGCGTCCCCGGGGTCCCCGCCGTCCTCACCGTCACCCTGGTCTTCGTCCTGGCGCACACGATCCTCTACGCGTACATCGCCCCGTTCCTCGACGACATCGGCCTGGGCGGCTCGACCGACCTGATCCTGCTGGTCTTCGGCGCGGCCTCGCTGCTGTCCATCTGGGCCGTCGGCGCCCTCGTCCACCGCAGGCTGCGCGGGCTCACGCTCGCCGGGACCGTCCTGGTGGCCGCGGCCGCGATCCTCCTCGCGCTGACCGGCGGCTCCGCCGCGCCGGTCTGTGTCGCGGCCGCGCTGTGGGGCCTGGGCTGGGGCGGCATCCCGACGCTGCTCCAGACGGCGGCGGGCCGCGCGGGCGGCGAACAGGCCGACTCCGCACAGGCGTTGCTGGTCACGCTCTGGAACGTCGCGATGGCGGGCGGCGGCGTCGCGGGCGGCGTCCTGCTCCACCTCTCCGGACCGGCCGCGCTCCCCTGGGCGGTGCCGCTGCTCCTGACACCGGTCCTGGCAGTGATCACCGCCTCCCGCGCCCACGGCTTCCCCCGGCCTTGACCCGGCTGCCCGAGGCCGAGATCCGGGTGCGGGAGGCCCTGCCCCTGGACGTGTTCACCGCGCTGGACGCGGGCTCGGCCCGCTCGACGAGCCCGGCGACGGCGGCCCGCTGCTGGCCCACGCAGAGGCCCAGCAGCAGCGCCACCAGGCAGGAGAAGACGTAGTTCACCGAGAACCAGAGCACCAGGGACCGGACGCCGGACCACGTCTGCGCATGCCAGGACGTGAGTACCACGAGCCCGATTCCGGCCGACGCCCAGACGACCCGTCGGCTGTCCGGAGCCCGGTGGGCCCCTTCCACGTGGTACGCGATCGGCGCCGCGAACGCCGACACCTGGAGCACCTTCGCCACCAGCCGGGCGATGCAGGTATCGGTGTCGTGTCGAACATGGTGCGCACCGGTCCCATCCATCGCCGAAAGCACTAACGTGTTCAAACGCATGGGGCGGAGGGACGGGGGAGCCTGAAGTGGACCCGAAAAAACCCGAGTTGGGGTTAGCGGCGATTCTGAAGCAGGCCGGGGTCGGCGATGCGGTCGCATCCGAGCTCGAGAAGTGGCAGGACGAACACGCCACGCGCATTGTCTTCGACCGATGGCTCACTCCTGGCAAGAGCACCGCGGTCCTGGCGGCAGTCGCGCTGACCGGAACGGCCTTCAACGGCAAGGTCGTCATGAAGGTGTGCCCTCAGGGTGCGGCCGGTGGTCGGGAGCCCGGCCAGCACACCAAGGCGCTCGAGGACGCCCCCGAGGGGTTCGCGGAGCACCATCTGGTGAGGCAGCCGGTGGAGCCTGTCAGCGTCCAAGGCGGCATCAAGGTGATGTTCCAGGAGATCGCCGGCGGTAGCTTCCGTGATGTCAGGCCGCTGTCGGCCACCCTGCGGGGGCGTGAACTACCCGACATCGTCAGTGTCGTGGCACGTTCGATCCTCAGCGAATGGAACCCCGCGCCGACTGAAATCCGGCGCATGGCAGCGCGGGACTTCGTCCTGGACCATGTGGGCACAAGGACGGACGAGAACGGCCCGGTCTCGAAGCTGGCCGAGCAACTGGTCTACGAGCCCGCGGAAGAGCAGTTGCCGCTGTGGGTCACCTTCGCGACCGGGGGAACCGTACCGAACCTCGTCGCCTGGCTGAAACGCCTCGACTGGGACGAGCTGGAGAGCGACCACGTGCTCGCGATCCTCGGCCGCGCACACGGTGATCTTCATGCCGACAACATTCTGCTGCCGATGTCACCAACCGTCGATGCCAAGGCCTACCGGCTGATCGACCTTTCGGGATACCGGTCAGATGCGCCGCTCTCCCGGGACATCACTCACTTGACGCTCGCTCTCGTTCTGCGCGAGTTGCCAGAATTGACCGAGCGTCAGCGTGTTCTCCTGTCTGAATTCTTGATCGACCCGGAGGCCGACCTTGAGGCCGGGCTCCACATAGTGGGGCTGGGCAATCTTTCGAACGACATCGCCGAGGCTGGTGAGGCGTATGCCAAACAGCTCTCGATGCCTGACGATTGGCAGGACCAGTATCTCCTGTCTCTGGCGGGGAACGCGCTGCTGTTCGCGACCCGCGAGGCGACGGTCGGATCTCAGGAGCGTTCCTGGTGCTACCAGTTGGCCTGCAGTTCCTTGGGGCGGTTCCTGGAAGAGCACGGCGTGCAGGCGCCCGCGGCGACAGCGCCCCACTGCAGCCTCGCCCAGGCGGTTGAGGCCGCACCTGAGGTTTCGGCCGCTGTCGATCGCCTGGTTGACGTCTGCGACCGCTGGAGTGCCCGCCGTACGACCATCGCGGTGATCGACTCGGCGGCTTTCAGCGGTGAAGCACTCCAGAAGTTCGCCGAACTCGGTTGGAACCTGGTGGTGGAGCTCAACCCCGACACCGATGTGGTCGGCGGTTGGAAGGTGGCCACCTCGGCCGGCGGGGGCCGAATTCATCGACTCCAACTGCGTGACCAAGAAATGATGTTCGGCCGGAATAGCACCAACTGGATCGCGGCAGCGGGAGTCCGTGATGCGGATCCACTTCCTCCGACCGCGGATCTGCGCCGCTGGCGTTCGAGATATCTTCCATTCGTACGAGATTCGCTCGAAGCGCTCAACCGGCACTCTGGCCGGCCGGCCACGGTCGTCTGTTTCGGCGAAGGCGGCAGCGCTGAAAGATCCCTGGTCGAGGCCTGCATCGACGTTTTCGAGGACCGGGCGAAGGTCATTTCGGTCTCCGGCACTGGTGAGGGAAGCCTCGCCGAATATGATGCCGAGCTGCTTGCGTGTGGACCCGCCGACCTGCTCGAAGCGTTGCCCAAGCCCGCGCCGGCGGAGTCGCAGAGCCGCCGGCCCAGGGTGCCGGCCGACAAGACATTCGTCGAAGTCCCCGCCGAATTGCTGTCGCGATTCGAGGACGCCGCCGTACTGCTGCACTCCGAGGTGGGGGTCGAGTCGGAGCCGGGCGAGTTCGAGGTCGGGGCCTTCTACCGAGGCCGTCCCATCTCCTGGTTCGAGCTGGATCTCCACCTCGACCTGCCACGGGCGATCACCGAGGACTTCACCGTCCAGGTGCGGTCGGCTCTGGAGCAGCGGGACACTCTCCGGGTAATGCTCGCCCACAGCCCGGGTGCCGGGGGAACGACCATCGCCCGCCGGGTCGCGTGGACGCTCAAGGACGAGTTCCCCACGGTGGTGGCTCGTGGCACCCAGGACGAGGCGGTCCTCTCCCAGCTGGCGGCAGACCTGTCGAGCGAGACGGGAAGCCCCGTCCTTCTGCTGCTGGAGCTCCTGTCCGAGTCATCCCAGGACCGGCTGTACGAACTGCTGCGGGCGAGCAGTGTGCCGGTCGTTCTGCTGATCACCGCACGCCGGAGTTCTGTCGTTCACGGGGTTGTCCAGACGTCCCCTCAGCGCAGTCTGCGGGTCGGGCCGATGAAACGGAGCGACCGGCTCGAGATGGCCCGGCACTTCACCGATCTGGCACCGGACCGGGAGGAAGCCCTCCTCAATCTGGTCGCTGAGGAGTCTGCTCACAGCGTTCCGTTCTTCTTCGCTCTGACCGCATTCAACGAGGAGTTCGAGGGCCTGCCGGGATACGTCGCCCCGTTCCTCGATCAGGTCATTGATGTCGACCGGGAGATCTGCATACTGCTTGCCCTCGCTCATCGCTTCAGTGGCGTTCCGATCCCCTCCGACCTGTTCACGGAGCTGCTCGGAGTCGCGCCGGCTGATGACGTGGACCTCCGTGCCCACGTCGACGAACACTTGCTGCCGTTGCTCACCGAAGAGAGTCCCGGCATGTGGCGGCTGTCGCACAGCCTGATTGCCGAGGAGGTTCTGCGTCAGCTATTGGTGCCGCCTGGTACGACCACTGGTCCCGAAGACTGGAAGGCCGCAGTGCCGGGCTGGTGCGAGGCGCTCATTCTCCAAGCCGGCCGGGTGTTTCAGAACCGCCTCCCGGATGACATGAAGATCCTGCTCGACCGTCTCTTCATCGTGCGGGACGCCCGGGAGCCGGTGGAGTTCCAGCGGACCGGCGCTTTTACGGAGCTGCTTCAGGAGATGACC is a genomic window containing:
- a CDS encoding MFS transporter — translated: MSDTTTTGTSQQPPEAAAPPPTKLPLPALLALATAVFVTSLTETLPAGLLPAMSRSLGATESATGQTVTVYAAGTFLTAIPLTAATAGWNRGRLLLTAMAGFAVANTVTALSSSYALTMTARFVAGVAAGLAWALLAGYARRLAPPDLEGKAIAIAMAGIPVALSLGVPAGTFLGTTLGWRTAFLAMTGLTVVLLAWIRLTVPDHPGRERAARTPMRHALRVPGVPAVLTVTLVFVLAHTILYAYIAPFLDDIGLGGSTDLILLVFGAASLLSIWAVGALVHRRLRGLTLAGTVLVAAAAILLALTGGSAAPVCVAAALWGLGWGGIPTLLQTAAGRAGGEQADSAQALLVTLWNVAMAGGGVAGGVLLHLSGPAALPWAVPLLLTPVLAVITASRAHGFPRP